The Papaver somniferum cultivar HN1 chromosome 3, ASM357369v1, whole genome shotgun sequence genome includes a region encoding these proteins:
- the LOC113358804 gene encoding uncharacterized protein LOC113358804, whose protein sequence is MEWRNSYLDLMLVPLGFAATIIYHVYLWHKVRTQPYSTIIGTNAAGRRLWVSSMMKDNDKKNILAVQTLRNAIMGSTLMATTSILLCTGLAAVISSTYSVKKPLNETVYGAHGEFMTALKYVSLLIIFLFAFLCYSLSIRFINQVNFLINSPQDTAGASMVNPQYISELLERGFVLNTVGNRLFYSALPLLLWIFGPILVFLCSMTMIPILYNLDFIMSHSSGTSNEEMNKRRKMEDNL, encoded by the exons ATGGAATGGAGAAATAGTTATTTGGATTTGATGCTTGTTCCTTTAGGATTTGCAGCCACCATCATATACCATGTTTACTTATGGCATAAGGTTAGAACCCAGCCATATAGTACCATTATCGGTACCAATGCAGCTGGCCGACGTTTATGGGTCTCATCCATGATGAAG GATAATGATAAGAAAAATATCCTAGCAGTGCAGACGCTACGAAACGCGATAATGGGATCAACTCTAATGGCAACAACATCAATCTTATTATGTACGGGTTTAGCAGCAGTCATAAGCAGCACGTACAGCGTGAAGAAACCATTAAACGAAACTGTATATGGTGCTCATGGAGAATTTATGACAGCTCTAAAATACGTCAGTTTATTAATCATATTTCTCTTTGCATTCTTATGTTATTCGTTATCAATCAGGTTTATAAACCAAGTGAATTTCCTGATAAATTCTCCACAAGATACAGCTGGTGCTTCAATGGTGAATCCCCAATACATATCAGAGCTATTAGAAAGAGGGTTTGTTCTTAACACGGTTGGGAATAGACTTTTCTATTCAGCATTACCACTTTTGCTTTGGATATTCGGACCCATTTTGGTATTCTTATGTTCAATGACTATGATCCCAATATTGTATAACTTAGATTTTATTATGAGTCATTCTAGTGGGACAAGCAATGAGGAAATGAACAAGAGAAGGAAAATGGAAGATAATCTGTGA